From the genome of Aquipuribacter hungaricus:
CGACCCGCCCCCCCGCCCCGCGACCCGCGGCCCCCGCCGAGGGGTCGCGGCAGCCCGGGCAGCCCGGGCAGTTCTCGAACCCCGTCCTGGACGGCGGTCCGAAGGCCGACCACGGCGACCCCTACGTCCTCGAGCACCTCGGGGAGTACTACCTGTTCCACTCCGGCCCCCGCGGGATCGACGCCTACCGCTCCGACGACCTGGTGCGCTGGGAGTGGGCGGGCACCGTCCTCACCGGGGCAGGTGAGGGCCACTGGGCGCAGGTCGAGCTGTGGGCCCCCGAGGTCGTCTACCAGGACGGCCGGTTCGTCATGTACGTCGCGGCGACCTCGCCCGGCGTCGGCCGTGCCTCGGCCGGCAAGGCCCACGGGGCCGACGGCGGTGACGACATGCTCCGCCGCCAGGGCGTGGCCCGGGCCCCCGGCCCGCTCGGCCCCTACGTCTGGGACGACGAGCCGCTCGTGGCCGAGTGGTCCATCGACGCGCACCCGTTCACCGACGACGACGGCAGCCGCTGGCTGTTCTACAACGTCCGCAACGACGACACCCGCCACGCCGACGGCGCCCTCGGCTGCGGCAACGTCGTGGACCGGGTCGGCCCCGACGGGCGGCTGCTCGGCCGGCCCGTCCAGGTGGCCTACCCCAGCCAGGACTGGGAGGCGGGGCCGGGCGGCGAGCAGTACTGGAACGAGGCGCCCTTCACCCTCAAGCGGCGCGGCCGGTACTACCAGATGTACTCCGGCGGCTTCTTCGGCGGCGACGGGTACGCCGTCGGCGTCAGCGTGGCCGACGAGCTGACCGGCCCGTGGGAGAAGACCTCCTCCCAGCCGGTGTTCGTCAGCGGGGAGATCAGCGGGCCCGGCCACCACTGCGTCACCGTCGCCCCGGACGGGGTCACGCCGTACGCGGTCTACCACGGGTACGTCGCCGACGGCTTCGGGCGCAAGGTGCACCTGGACCGGCTCTGGTGGGCCGGTGACGGCCCGCAGGTGGGGCGCGGCCGCCGCCGACCGACCAGCGCGACGCTGGACCGGCAGCCGGTGCCCCCGTCCGCGGTCCACGACCCGGCCGTCGAGGCGTTCGCGCTGCGGGCCTGGGTCCGCGGCGAGCACGTGGACGTCGACGGGCTCCGGGTCGGGCTCGGCGGTCACCACGAGCACCTGCTCGAGGTCGATTCCGACGGCAGCACCATGACCGTCCGCGTGGACGACGCGCTCGTCGCCACCCGCCGCGGGCCGGCCCGCCCGGGGCTCGCGGGGGCGGAGGTGCTGCGCTCCACGGTCCACTCGCACCTGGACGACGACGGCGAGCACGTGCTGGGGACGCCGGCGCGGCGCAGCTGGGCCTGGGGCGGGTCCGGCCCGGTCGAGTGCTCCGTCGCGGTCGCGGGGCGGGCCCGGGTGCAGCTCGGCGAGCAGGTCGTCGACGTGGACGGCGTCGGCTTCGAGCTCGTCACGCTGCGCTCCGGGACGGGGGCCGAGGCCCTGCACGTCGTCGGCCTCGACGGCGGCGCGCGGGTGGCGGACGTCGTCCTCGACGCCCGCTGAGGCACCTGCGGGCCCCCTGGGGGCGGCGGCCGGCCGCCGCCCCCGGGGACCTCAGGACGGGGTCAGCCGCCGGCGACGAAGGCGTCCCGCGCCTCGACCGCGGTGTCCGGGTTGTCGCTGAA
Proteins encoded in this window:
- a CDS encoding glycoside hydrolase family 43 protein; protein product: MTRRASLPSDRPTRPPAPRPAAPAEGSRQPGQPGQFSNPVLDGGPKADHGDPYVLEHLGEYYLFHSGPRGIDAYRSDDLVRWEWAGTVLTGAGEGHWAQVELWAPEVVYQDGRFVMYVAATSPGVGRASAGKAHGADGGDDMLRRQGVARAPGPLGPYVWDDEPLVAEWSIDAHPFTDDDGSRWLFYNVRNDDTRHADGALGCGNVVDRVGPDGRLLGRPVQVAYPSQDWEAGPGGEQYWNEAPFTLKRRGRYYQMYSGGFFGGDGYAVGVSVADELTGPWEKTSSQPVFVSGEISGPGHHCVTVAPDGVTPYAVYHGYVADGFGRKVHLDRLWWAGDGPQVGRGRRRPTSATLDRQPVPPSAVHDPAVEAFALRAWVRGEHVDVDGLRVGLGGHHEHLLEVDSDGSTMTVRVDDALVATRRGPARPGLAGAEVLRSTVHSHLDDDGEHVLGTPARRSWAWGGSGPVECSVAVAGRARVQLGEQVVDVDGVGFELVTLRSGTGAEALHVVGLDGGARVADVVLDAR